One genomic segment of Micromonospora sp. WMMC415 includes these proteins:
- a CDS encoding GH1 family beta-glucosidase encodes MSNPASPPAVGVLAERPPLTFPPGFLWGAATAAYQIEGAAAEGGRTLSIWDTFSHTPGRVVGGHTGDVACDHYHRLDSDIALMAELGLKSYRFSVSWSRVQPGGSGPANPEGLDFYRRLVDALLANGIEPWLTLYHWDLPQPLEDAGGWPARDTAARFADYTALVADALGDRVRYWTTLNEPWCSAFLGYGSGVHAPGRSDPGDAVRAGHHLMLGHGLAVRALRAARPDAEVGVTVNLYPVTPATDSPADADAARRIDALANRFFLDPLLRGSYPADLMADLAPVTDFGHVREGDLATIAAPLDLVGVNYYSRHVVAAPVEGAAPEAYWRAPSCWPGSEDVRFVTRGVPVTDMDWEIDAPGLVETLRRVHEEYTDLPLYVTENGSAFVDAVVDGEVDDVDRLAYFDAHLRAAHEAISAGVPLRGYFAWSLMDNFEWAWGYTKRFGMIYVDYDSQVRIPKSSARWYAEVIRRNGLAAQ; translated from the coding sequence GTGAGCAACCCCGCGAGCCCACCCGCCGTCGGCGTCCTGGCCGAGCGCCCACCGCTGACCTTCCCGCCCGGCTTCCTCTGGGGCGCCGCCACCGCGGCGTACCAGATCGAGGGCGCGGCGGCCGAGGGGGGCCGGACGCTGTCGATCTGGGACACCTTCAGCCACACCCCCGGCCGCGTGGTCGGCGGGCACACCGGCGACGTGGCCTGCGACCACTACCACCGGCTCGACTCCGACATCGCACTGATGGCCGAGCTGGGGCTGAAGTCGTACCGGTTCTCGGTCTCCTGGTCCCGGGTGCAGCCCGGCGGCAGCGGGCCGGCCAACCCGGAGGGCCTCGACTTCTACCGGCGGCTGGTGGACGCGCTGCTGGCGAACGGCATCGAACCCTGGCTGACCCTCTACCACTGGGACCTGCCGCAGCCGCTGGAGGACGCGGGCGGCTGGCCGGCGCGGGACACCGCCGCCCGGTTCGCCGACTACACCGCCCTGGTCGCGGACGCGCTCGGCGACCGGGTGCGCTACTGGACCACACTCAACGAGCCGTGGTGCTCGGCGTTCCTCGGCTACGGGTCCGGCGTTCACGCGCCGGGCCGCTCCGACCCGGGTGACGCCGTCCGGGCCGGGCACCACCTGATGCTCGGCCACGGCCTCGCGGTGCGGGCGCTGCGGGCCGCCCGGCCGGACGCCGAGGTCGGGGTGACGGTCAACCTGTACCCGGTCACCCCGGCCACCGACTCGCCCGCCGACGCGGACGCCGCGCGGCGGATCGACGCGCTGGCCAACCGGTTCTTCCTCGACCCGCTGCTGCGTGGGTCGTACCCGGCGGACCTGATGGCCGACCTCGCGCCGGTCACCGACTTCGGGCACGTCCGCGAGGGTGACCTCGCCACCATCGCCGCCCCGCTGGACCTGGTCGGGGTCAACTACTACAGCCGGCACGTCGTGGCGGCGCCGGTCGAGGGGGCGGCGCCGGAGGCGTACTGGCGGGCACCGTCCTGCTGGCCGGGAAGCGAGGACGTCCGCTTCGTCACCCGGGGCGTCCCGGTCACCGACATGGACTGGGAGATCGACGCCCCCGGGCTGGTGGAGACCCTGCGTCGGGTGCACGAGGAGTACACCGACCTGCCGCTGTACGTCACGGAGAACGGCTCGGCGTTCGTCGACGCGGTGGTCGACGGGGAGGTGGACGACGTCGACCGGCTCGCGTACTTCGACGCCCACCTGCGCGCCGCCCACGAGGCGATCAGCGCGGGCGTCCCGCTGCGGGGCTACTTCGCCTGGTCACTCATGGATAATTTCGAGTGGGCCTGGGGCTACACCAAGCGGTTCGGCATGATCTACGTCGACTACGACAGCCAGGTCCGCATCCCCAAGTCCAGCGCCAGGTGGTACGCCGAGGTGATCCGACGCAACGGTCTGGCCGCACAATAG
- a CDS encoding amino acid-binding protein, translating to MLLRVRVTLPDRPGTLGQVARTMGVSGADIVQVVVLERLGGRAVDDFTVVWPGAARVERLMAGLAAIPGVRVDGVWRAIGAPTTTGQDAELLAQVAGNPADGLATLVDAVPGLLAADWAVAAVVPVDWAARAGAGSEATVGHASWRAPVPPRLPDVTPLRARAMSAPGGAHFAVAPFGRAGLVLVVAREDSEPLAAAAFHSTEVDRLAQLVRASAVILGDRLDLVGAPPAAG from the coding sequence ATGTTGCTGCGAGTTCGGGTCACCCTTCCCGACCGTCCGGGCACGCTCGGCCAGGTCGCGCGCACGATGGGCGTCTCCGGCGCCGACATCGTGCAGGTCGTGGTCCTGGAGCGGCTCGGTGGCCGGGCGGTGGACGACTTCACCGTGGTGTGGCCGGGAGCGGCCCGGGTGGAGCGGCTGATGGCCGGCCTCGCGGCGATCCCCGGAGTCCGCGTGGACGGCGTGTGGCGGGCGATCGGCGCGCCCACCACCACCGGGCAGGACGCGGAACTGCTGGCGCAGGTGGCGGGGAACCCCGCCGACGGGCTGGCGACCCTGGTCGACGCCGTGCCGGGGCTGCTCGCCGCCGACTGGGCGGTCGCCGCGGTGGTGCCGGTCGACTGGGCCGCCCGGGCCGGCGCCGGCAGCGAGGCGACCGTGGGGCACGCCAGCTGGCGTGCTCCCGTACCCCCGCGGCTGCCGGACGTGACGCCGCTGCGCGCCCGCGCGATGAGCGCGCCCGGCGGCGCCCACTTCGCCGTCGCACCGTTCGGGCGGGCCGGGCTGGTGCTGGTCGTGGCGCGGGAGGACAGCGAGCCGCTGGCCGCCGCGGCGTTCCACTCCACCGAGGTGGACCGGCTCGCACAACTGGTCCGCGCCAGCGCGGTGATCCTCGGCGACCGCCTCGACCTGGTCGGGGCACCGCCCGCGGCCGGCTGA
- a CDS encoding aldehyde dehydrogenase family protein has protein sequence MALRLADGTAWSDVLARAVDAAPEAFGPPVDGVPTLHNLIEGGWQAVGSPAAVRTPVDNTVLVNLPRLDAATARAAVAHAATAHRAWAETPLADRKARVTDALDALTAHRDLLALLLVWEIGKPWRLACADVDRALDGVRWYVGEIDRMLADGREPLPGPVSNIASWNYPMSVLVHAELVQLLAGNAVIAKTPSQGGAVCLTVAHALMRRAGLPATLLSGSGEELSEVLVRAPEIGAVAFVGGRSNGGKVAAALLDTDKRHFIEQEGLNAWGIWDFSQWDLLAGHLKKGFEYGKQRCTAYPRFVVQRELVDQFLDMYLPVVRSVRFGHPLAVGDDWSAGDPLPELDFGPLISAAKAEELRRKVDEAVRGGAVPLYRGRLDGAPFLDGQDASAYVAPSVLLAPPGRSRLMHAEPFGPVDTIVVVDTTDELLAAMNASNGALVASLACDDEDEAAKLAVDLQAFKVGINKPRSRGDREEPFGGRGASWKGAFVGGDLLVQAVTVGGDGRLYGNFPDYSSYPTT, from the coding sequence ATGGCTCTACGACTCGCCGACGGAACCGCCTGGTCCGACGTCCTGGCCCGCGCGGTCGACGCCGCCCCCGAGGCCTTCGGGCCCCCGGTCGACGGCGTCCCGACCCTGCACAACCTGATCGAGGGTGGCTGGCAGGCGGTGGGCTCGCCCGCCGCGGTACGCACCCCGGTCGACAACACCGTCCTGGTCAACCTGCCACGGCTGGACGCGGCGACCGCCCGCGCCGCGGTCGCGCACGCCGCCACCGCCCACCGGGCGTGGGCCGAGACCCCCCTCGCCGACCGGAAGGCCCGGGTCACCGACGCCCTGGACGCCCTCACCGCGCACCGCGACCTGCTCGCCCTCCTGCTGGTCTGGGAGATCGGCAAGCCGTGGCGGCTGGCCTGCGCCGACGTCGACCGGGCGCTGGACGGCGTCCGGTGGTACGTCGGCGAGATCGACCGGATGCTCGCCGACGGCCGGGAGCCGCTGCCCGGACCGGTCAGCAACATCGCGTCGTGGAACTACCCGATGAGCGTCCTCGTCCACGCCGAGCTGGTGCAGCTGCTCGCCGGCAACGCGGTGATCGCCAAGACGCCCTCGCAGGGCGGCGCGGTCTGCCTCACCGTCGCGCACGCGCTGATGCGCCGCGCCGGTCTGCCCGCCACGCTGCTGTCCGGCAGCGGCGAGGAGCTGTCCGAGGTGCTGGTCCGGGCTCCCGAGATCGGTGCGGTCGCGTTCGTCGGCGGGCGCTCCAACGGCGGGAAGGTGGCCGCGGCGCTGCTCGACACCGACAAGCGCCACTTCATCGAGCAGGAGGGCCTCAACGCCTGGGGCATCTGGGACTTCTCCCAGTGGGACCTGCTCGCCGGGCACCTGAAGAAGGGCTTCGAGTACGGCAAGCAGCGCTGCACCGCGTACCCGCGCTTCGTCGTCCAGCGCGAGCTGGTCGACCAGTTCCTCGACATGTACCTGCCGGTGGTGCGGTCGGTCCGCTTCGGTCACCCGCTCGCCGTCGGCGACGACTGGTCGGCCGGCGACCCGCTGCCCGAGCTGGACTTCGGCCCGCTGATCAGCGCCGCCAAGGCCGAGGAGCTGCGCCGCAAGGTCGACGAGGCGGTCCGTGGTGGTGCCGTCCCGCTGTACCGGGGCCGGCTCGACGGGGCGCCGTTCCTCGACGGGCAGGACGCCTCGGCGTACGTGGCGCCCTCGGTGCTGCTCGCCCCGCCCGGGCGGTCGCGGCTGATGCACGCCGAGCCGTTCGGCCCGGTCGACACGATCGTCGTCGTCGACACCACCGACGAGCTGCTCGCCGCGATGAACGCCTCCAACGGCGCGCTGGTCGCGTCGCTCGCCTGCGACGACGAGGACGAGGCGGCCAAGCTCGCGGTCGACCTCCAGGCGTTCAAGGTGGGCATCAACAAGCCGCGTTCGCGGGGCGACCGGGAGGAGCCGTTCGGCGGCCGGGGCGCCTCGTGGAAGGGCGCCTTCGTCGGCGGTGACCTGCTGGTGCAGGCGGTCACGGTCGGCGGCGACGGCCGCCTCTACGGCAACTTCCCGGACTACAGCAGCTACCCCACCACCTGA
- a CDS encoding carbohydrate ABC transporter permease — protein MNSASRRLWRTSPLTYVALVLATLLSIYPFYYMVVIATRSLDSINDVPPPFTPGGAFGDNFGRVLDNDAANFLTGLLNSVIVSSVVTLSVVITGSLAGFAFAKLRFRGRNALLLAIIVTMMIPTQLGLIPLWGMIQDLNWYGTLYAVTVPFLVSAFGVFMMRQYATQAVSDELIEAGRVDGASTFRIYWNIVLPALRPAAAVLGLLTFMETWNSFLWPYAVLPPENPTLQVSLAFLSYAYYTDYSQVFAATAVGTIPLVVVFVLFGRQIIGGIMEGAVKS, from the coding sequence ATGAACTCTGCCTCCCGGCGCCTGTGGCGCACCAGCCCGCTCACCTACGTGGCGCTCGTCCTCGCGACCCTGCTCTCCATCTACCCCTTCTACTACATGGTGGTCATCGCCACCCGCAGCCTGGACTCCATCAACGACGTGCCCCCGCCCTTCACGCCCGGCGGCGCGTTCGGCGACAACTTCGGCCGGGTGCTCGACAACGACGCGGCGAACTTCCTCACCGGCCTGCTCAACTCGGTGATCGTCTCGTCGGTGGTGACCCTCAGCGTGGTCATCACCGGCTCGCTCGCCGGCTTCGCCTTCGCCAAGCTGCGCTTCCGTGGACGCAACGCCCTGCTGCTGGCGATCATCGTGACCATGATGATCCCCACCCAGCTCGGGCTCATCCCGCTGTGGGGCATGATCCAGGACCTGAACTGGTACGGCACCCTGTACGCGGTGACCGTGCCCTTCCTGGTCAGCGCGTTCGGGGTGTTCATGATGCGCCAGTACGCCACCCAGGCGGTCTCCGACGAGCTGATCGAGGCCGGCCGGGTCGACGGGGCGAGCACGTTCCGCATCTACTGGAACATCGTGCTGCCCGCGCTGCGCCCGGCGGCGGCCGTGCTCGGCCTGCTGACCTTCATGGAGACCTGGAACTCGTTCCTGTGGCCGTACGCGGTGCTGCCGCCGGAGAACCCCACCCTCCAGGTCTCGCTGGCCTTCCTCTCGTACGCCTACTACACCGACTACTCGCAGGTCTTCGCCGCCACGGCGGTCGGGACGATTCCGCTGGTGGTCGTCTTCGTCCTGTTCGGCCGCCAGATCATTGGCGGGATCATGGAAGGTGCCGTCAAGTCGTGA
- a CDS encoding LacI family DNA-binding transcriptional regulator translates to MTTQRTRSLGRPTLDAVAARAGVGRGTVSRVVNGSPQVSPEARAAVQQAIAELGYVPNRAARALVTQRTDSVALVVSESGDRVFTEPFFAGIVRGVSSGLLETPLQLWLAMVQSPIERERVEHHLTNQHVDGVLLLSLHDADPLPTLLEERGLPAVLGGRPARMLQPGAQPAWFVDVDNVGGARQAVEHLAARGRRRIATIAGPQDMGAGLARLTGYREAVTAALGGVNPDLIAYGDFSEGSGAAAMRRLLEVCPDLDAVFVASDLMAFGALRTLREAGRRVPEDVAVVGFDDAPIARQADPPLTTVFQPVEEMGRQMARLLVSRIRGEDLSSPHILLDTQLVERASA, encoded by the coding sequence ATGACAACGCAGCGCACCCGGTCCCTCGGGCGCCCGACCCTCGACGCGGTGGCCGCGCGCGCCGGTGTCGGGCGCGGCACGGTCTCCCGTGTCGTCAACGGCTCACCGCAGGTGAGCCCGGAGGCCCGGGCCGCGGTGCAGCAGGCCATCGCCGAGCTGGGGTACGTGCCGAACCGGGCCGCGCGAGCGCTGGTCACCCAGCGCACCGACTCGGTGGCCCTGGTCGTGTCGGAGTCCGGCGACCGGGTCTTCACCGAGCCGTTCTTCGCCGGCATCGTCCGGGGTGTCAGCTCCGGCCTGCTGGAGACCCCGCTGCAACTGTGGCTCGCCATGGTCCAGTCCCCGATCGAGCGGGAGCGGGTCGAACACCACCTGACCAACCAGCACGTCGACGGCGTCCTGCTGCTGTCGTTGCACGACGCCGACCCGCTGCCCACGCTGCTGGAGGAGCGGGGCCTGCCGGCCGTGCTCGGCGGCCGGCCGGCGCGGATGCTGCAACCCGGCGCGCAGCCCGCCTGGTTCGTCGACGTCGACAACGTCGGCGGCGCCCGGCAGGCGGTCGAGCACCTCGCCGCGCGGGGGCGGCGGCGGATCGCCACCATCGCCGGCCCCCAGGACATGGGTGCCGGCCTGGCCCGGCTGACCGGCTACCGGGAGGCCGTCACGGCCGCGCTGGGCGGTGTCAACCCGGACCTGATCGCGTACGGGGACTTCAGCGAGGGCAGCGGGGCGGCCGCCATGCGCCGGCTGCTGGAGGTGTGCCCCGACCTGGACGCGGTCTTCGTCGCCTCCGACCTGATGGCGTTCGGGGCGCTGCGTACGCTCCGGGAGGCCGGCCGGCGGGTGCCCGAGGACGTCGCCGTGGTCGGTTTCGACGACGCCCCGATCGCCCGGCAGGCCGACCCGCCGCTGACCACGGTCTTCCAGCCGGTCGAGGAGATGGGCCGCCAGATGGCCCGCCTGCTGGTGTCCCGCATCCGCGGCGAGGACCTCTCGTCCCCCCACATCCTCCTGGACACCCAACTGGTCGAGCGCGCCAGCGCCTGA
- a CDS encoding GNAT family N-acetyltransferase has protein sequence MTLWRIRATVDDRPGYLSVLTASLALRGVNILTVQVHTTERGAVDDFLVDAPDSLDEADLVAAVERGRGRDCWVSRSEARGLADQPTRVLGLATRLVRDPDATGEALRTLLGADSVTWRPSPAGPKPGITPTTMLLADPSGGSYELRRAAPGFTPAEYARAQALVELAATVARRSAEQVTLVLPDGSELGVRPATGDDLPGVVELHERCSARSRHRRYLGGAALPAPARMRRLLEPARGVTLLATATRSGGAGEPVVAMANLLAEGDMAEVALLVRDDWQRRGVGSALLNRLVRHAERAGYVALVLHTQAENTPMLRTARRLSRPSAVDRDGSLVTLTVPLTATAVGRARV, from the coding sequence ATGACGCTGTGGCGAATCCGGGCCACCGTGGACGACCGACCGGGCTACCTGTCGGTCCTCACGGCGAGCCTGGCCTTGCGTGGGGTCAACATCCTCACGGTGCAGGTGCACACCACGGAGCGGGGTGCGGTCGACGACTTCCTCGTCGACGCACCCGACTCACTCGACGAGGCCGACCTCGTCGCCGCCGTGGAGCGGGGGCGGGGCCGCGACTGCTGGGTGTCGCGCAGCGAGGCGCGCGGGCTGGCCGACCAGCCGACCCGGGTGCTCGGGCTGGCCACCCGCCTGGTGCGGGACCCGGACGCGACCGGGGAGGCGCTGCGGACCCTGCTCGGTGCCGACTCGGTCACCTGGCGGCCGTCGCCGGCCGGGCCCAAGCCGGGGATCACCCCGACCACGATGTTGCTGGCCGACCCGAGCGGCGGGTCGTACGAGCTGCGGCGCGCGGCCCCCGGGTTCACCCCGGCCGAGTACGCGCGGGCGCAGGCCCTGGTCGAGTTGGCGGCGACCGTCGCGCGCCGGTCCGCCGAGCAGGTCACCCTGGTGCTGCCCGACGGCTCGGAGCTGGGCGTCCGCCCGGCGACCGGCGACGACCTGCCGGGCGTGGTCGAGCTGCACGAGAGGTGCTCGGCGCGCAGCCGGCACCGCCGTTACCTGGGCGGCGCGGCCCTGCCCGCGCCGGCCCGCATGCGCCGGCTGCTCGAACCGGCGCGGGGCGTCACCCTCCTCGCCACGGCCACCCGCTCCGGCGGAGCGGGGGAGCCGGTGGTCGCGATGGCCAACCTCCTCGCCGAGGGGGACATGGCCGAGGTGGCGCTGCTGGTGCGGGACGACTGGCAGCGTCGGGGAGTCGGCTCGGCGCTGTTGAACCGGCTCGTCCGCCACGCGGAACGGGCCGGGTACGTCGCCCTGGTCCTGCACACGCAGGCGGAGAACACGCCGATGCTGCGGACGGCCCGCCGGCTGAGCCGTCCCTCGGCGGTGGACCGGGACGGGTCGCTGGTCACGCTGACGGTGCCGCTCACGGCGACAGCGGTGGGCCGGGCCCGCGTCTAG
- a CDS encoding LPXTG cell wall anchor domain-containing protein: MARAAVSGAAAAACLTLAIPAWASTTIPLHSDHKDETAAGFQQECGDERFANLPDDHDGWHFVLPGGKESGGFETLSLTFNDGIKDVTVTVPNAGDAYPDALYPAGQNDDRVIHAYLFTPAGWTLVDGSATVSGEADKFNLSHTCAGHDDTPGTPTPTTPVPTTPGGPESPSTPGGSGTPTPGGGGGGADDPSLPITGVAGTGIALTGLALIGGGVALAVLRRRRDNVTFTS; this comes from the coding sequence GTGGCGCGCGCGGCCGTTTCCGGTGCCGCCGCCGCTGCCTGCCTCACCCTCGCCATCCCGGCGTGGGCGTCGACCACCATCCCCCTCCACAGCGACCACAAGGACGAGACCGCCGCCGGCTTCCAGCAGGAGTGCGGGGACGAGCGGTTCGCCAACCTGCCGGACGACCACGACGGCTGGCACTTCGTGCTGCCCGGCGGCAAGGAGTCGGGCGGCTTCGAGACGCTGAGCCTCACCTTCAACGACGGCATCAAGGACGTCACCGTCACGGTGCCGAATGCCGGGGACGCTTACCCGGACGCCCTCTACCCCGCCGGGCAGAACGACGACCGCGTCATCCACGCCTACCTGTTCACCCCGGCCGGGTGGACGCTGGTCGACGGCAGCGCCACGGTCAGCGGCGAGGCGGACAAGTTCAACCTGAGCCACACCTGTGCGGGCCACGACGACACCCCGGGGACGCCCACCCCCACGACTCCCGTGCCGACGACGCCGGGCGGCCCCGAGAGCCCGTCCACCCCGGGCGGGTCCGGCACGCCGACCCCCGGCGGCGGTGGTGGCGGTGCGGACGACCCCAGCCTGCCGATCACCGGCGTCGCCGGCACCGGCATCGCGCTGACCGGCCTCGCCCTGATCGGCGGCGGCGTGGCGCTCGCCGTGCTGCGGCGGCGCCGCGACAATGTGACGTTCACCAGCTGA
- a CDS encoding carbohydrate ABC transporter permease, with translation MSLSATTAPPSPAAPTPPPSRRHRSRSSSLTRLDLRFSPYLYIAPFFVIFGIFGLYPMLRTAWMSLHDWNLIGDHTFIGFDNYTKLVTDEYFWNATFNTFGIFLLSTVPQLLLALFLANLLNRTFLRARTLFRMAIFMPNVVSVAAVAIVFGMLFQRDFGVFNWLLGFVGVDPVDWDAERWSSWSAIASMVNWRWTGYNTLILLAGMQAIPRELYEAAALDGASQWRQFWRITLPMLTPTFVFVVILSTIGGLQLFTEPLVFANGNIIGGDQREFQTLAMYMYELGIENLNTAGYGAAVAWAMFLMIALMSLVNFLLVRRTVK, from the coding sequence ATGAGTCTGTCGGCCACGACGGCGCCGCCGTCACCCGCAGCGCCAACACCTCCGCCATCCCGGCGGCACCGGTCCCGCTCGTCGTCGTTGACCCGCCTGGACCTCAGGTTCTCCCCGTACCTCTACATCGCGCCGTTCTTCGTGATCTTCGGCATCTTCGGGCTCTACCCGATGCTGCGAACGGCCTGGATGTCGCTGCACGACTGGAACCTCATCGGCGACCACACCTTCATCGGGTTCGACAACTACACGAAGCTGGTCACCGACGAGTACTTCTGGAACGCCACGTTCAACACGTTCGGCATCTTCCTGCTCTCGACGGTCCCGCAGCTGCTGCTCGCGCTCTTCCTCGCGAACCTGCTCAACCGGACCTTCCTGCGCGCCCGGACGCTGTTCCGCATGGCGATCTTCATGCCGAACGTGGTCTCCGTGGCCGCGGTGGCGATCGTCTTCGGCATGCTCTTCCAGCGTGACTTCGGCGTCTTCAACTGGCTGCTCGGATTCGTCGGCGTCGACCCGGTCGACTGGGACGCCGAGCGCTGGAGCTCGTGGAGCGCGATCGCGTCGATGGTCAACTGGCGGTGGACCGGCTACAACACCCTGATCCTCCTCGCCGGCATGCAGGCCATCCCGCGGGAGCTCTACGAGGCGGCGGCGCTCGACGGCGCCAGCCAGTGGCGACAGTTCTGGCGCATCACCCTGCCCATGCTGACGCCGACCTTCGTGTTCGTGGTCATCCTGTCCACCATCGGCGGGCTCCAACTGTTCACCGAGCCCCTCGTCTTCGCCAACGGCAACATCATCGGCGGCGACCAGCGCGAGTTCCAGACCCTCGCGATGTACATGTACGAGCTGGGCATCGAGAACCTGAACACCGCCGGCTACGGCGCCGCCGTCGCCTGGGCGATGTTCCTGATGATCGCGCTGATGTCGCTGGTCAACTTCCTGCTCGTCCGGCGTACGGTGAAGTGA
- a CDS encoding phosphotransferase family protein, which yields MTEPAVDSPAPHSSPRGLDLDRLSAYLATHRPELAGGDLSARLIAGGKSNLTYLLRAGGHEVVLRRPPLGHVLATAHDMAREFRVISALAPTGVPVPAALLLCADPDVVGAPFYLMERVHGEVFRTRAQTDPLTAGQRRELAMAMMDTLAALHTVDPAAVGLADFGRPEGYLARQVRRWSGQLDRSRSRPLPGVDELRDRLAATAPEGANAGRIVHGDYRLDNLLATVAPVGVRAVLDWEMATLGDPLADLGLLLTYWDVLGDSDAAEGNPVADGLGPRAGFPTGAELIDRYAGRSDVDVGPLHWHVALGCFKLAVICEGIHYRHTKGQTLGEGFDRIGDLVSPLVTHGLTAVEKR from the coding sequence ATGACCGAGCCGGCCGTTGACTCCCCCGCCCCGCACTCCTCCCCCCGGGGGCTGGATCTGGACCGGCTCTCCGCGTACCTGGCGACACACCGGCCCGAGCTGGCCGGTGGGGACCTGTCGGCCCGGCTCATCGCCGGCGGCAAGTCCAACCTGACGTACCTGCTGCGCGCCGGCGGGCACGAGGTGGTGCTGCGCCGCCCGCCGCTCGGGCACGTGCTGGCCACCGCCCACGACATGGCCCGGGAGTTCCGGGTGATCTCGGCGCTCGCCCCCACCGGCGTGCCGGTGCCGGCGGCGCTGCTGCTCTGCGCGGACCCGGACGTCGTCGGAGCGCCGTTCTACCTGATGGAACGCGTGCACGGCGAGGTGTTCCGGACCCGCGCGCAGACCGACCCGCTCACCGCCGGCCAGCGGCGTGAGCTGGCGATGGCGATGATGGACACCCTCGCCGCCCTGCACACCGTCGACCCGGCGGCCGTCGGGCTGGCCGACTTCGGGCGTCCGGAGGGCTACCTGGCCCGGCAGGTCCGTCGCTGGTCCGGGCAGCTCGACCGGTCGCGCAGCCGGCCGCTGCCCGGCGTCGACGAGCTGCGCGACCGGCTCGCCGCGACCGCCCCCGAGGGGGCCAACGCCGGCCGGATCGTGCACGGTGACTACCGGCTCGACAACCTGCTCGCCACCGTGGCCCCGGTCGGCGTCCGCGCCGTGCTCGACTGGGAGATGGCCACCCTCGGCGACCCCCTGGCCGACCTGGGCCTGCTGCTGACGTACTGGGACGTGCTCGGCGACAGTGACGCCGCCGAGGGCAACCCGGTCGCGGACGGGCTGGGCCCCCGCGCCGGCTTCCCCACCGGGGCGGAGCTGATCGACCGGTACGCCGGCCGCAGCGACGTCGACGTCGGCCCGCTGCACTGGCACGTGGCGCTCGGGTGCTTCAAGCTCGCGGTGATCTGCGAGGGCATCCACTACCGGCACACGAAGGGCCAGACCCTCGGCGAGGGCTTCGACCGGATCGGCGATCTGGTGAGCCCTCTGGTGACCCACGGCCTGACCGCGGTGGAGAAGAGGTAA
- a CDS encoding ABC transporter substrate-binding protein, producing the protein MSLTTRRTRLAAVALAAITAVGGLAACGTDDDAPAAGEKPDKLVVDTFGEFGYDEIIKQYEKDTGIKVELRKTAQLNEYRPKIVRALATRKGAADVIALEEGILNEFKSNPANWVDLAPLVADHSKDYLPWKYELGKAPDGRLIGLPTDVGSLAVCYRRDLFQAAGLPTERDQVAALWPDWNGFIETGKKYRTATNKGMLDSVTTAASAVMFQQGGDLFYDKQDTIVADKSASVKAAWDTAIAMADANITAETATWSPEWSAGFKQGTFAATFCPSWMLGIVADNSGAENKGKWDVAPVPGGAGNWGGSWLAVPEQSKYQKEAAKLAEYLTNAQSQVAAFKLKGPLPTNLEALKNPDFLSYTNEYFNNAPTGKIFGDSVAKIQPLHLGPKHQAVKENAFEPALRSYENGQASKDKAWEQFVKDAQTQGAF; encoded by the coding sequence ATGAGCCTCACCACGCGGCGTACCCGCCTGGCGGCCGTCGCCCTTGCCGCGATCACCGCCGTCGGCGGGCTCGCGGCCTGCGGCACCGACGACGACGCCCCGGCAGCCGGCGAGAAGCCCGACAAGCTGGTCGTCGACACGTTCGGCGAGTTCGGCTACGACGAGATCATCAAGCAGTACGAGAAGGACACCGGCATCAAGGTCGAGCTGCGCAAGACCGCCCAGCTCAACGAGTACCGGCCGAAGATCGTCCGCGCCCTCGCCACCCGCAAGGGCGCCGCCGACGTGATCGCCCTCGAAGAGGGCATCCTCAACGAGTTCAAGTCCAACCCGGCGAACTGGGTCGACCTCGCACCGCTGGTCGCCGACCACAGCAAGGACTACCTGCCCTGGAAGTACGAGCTGGGCAAGGCGCCGGACGGCCGGCTGATCGGCCTGCCCACCGACGTCGGCAGCCTCGCGGTCTGCTACCGCCGGGACCTCTTCCAGGCCGCCGGACTGCCGACCGAGCGCGACCAGGTCGCCGCGCTGTGGCCCGACTGGAACGGCTTCATCGAGACCGGCAAGAAGTACCGGACCGCCACCAACAAGGGCATGCTCGACTCGGTCACCACCGCCGCCAGCGCGGTGATGTTCCAGCAGGGCGGCGACCTGTTCTACGACAAGCAGGACACCATCGTCGCCGACAAGAGCGCGTCCGTGAAGGCCGCCTGGGACACCGCGATCGCCATGGCGGACGCGAACATCACCGCCGAGACGGCGACCTGGTCGCCGGAGTGGTCGGCCGGCTTCAAGCAGGGCACCTTCGCGGCCACCTTCTGCCCGTCCTGGATGCTCGGCATCGTCGCGGACAACTCCGGCGCGGAGAACAAGGGCAAGTGGGACGTCGCCCCGGTGCCCGGCGGCGCCGGCAACTGGGGTGGTTCGTGGCTCGCCGTCCCGGAGCAGAGCAAGTACCAGAAGGAGGCGGCGAAGCTCGCCGAGTACCTGACCAACGCGCAGAGCCAGGTCGCCGCGTTCAAGCTCAAGGGCCCGCTGCCGACCAACCTCGAGGCGCTGAAGAACCCGGACTTCCTGAGCTACACCAACGAGTACTTCAACAACGCCCCCACCGGCAAGATCTTCGGTGACAGCGTCGCCAAGATCCAGCCGCTGCACCTCGGTCCGAAGCACCAGGCGGTGAAGGAGAACGCCTTCGAGCCCGCGCTGCGATCGTACGAGAACGGGCAGGCCAGCAAGGACAAGGCCTGGGAGCAGTTCGTGAAGGACGCCCAGACGCAGGGCGCCTTCTGA